The following proteins come from a genomic window of Gammaproteobacteria bacterium:
- a CDS encoding class I SAM-dependent methyltransferase — MDRGQLGGLNRLPSLDAEQRLGFALSLRTMITAGGVSAKSRAAGSAALKEAGIQVDDVEAICRVMDRIPDTQIRNRMLRSLQEMTWDSAFSAVDGDRERMERELQEESDVSLLELNPDLEMPDYIKFDFHLQPGGYVGDALAGEVYHHGTNAFYMGFNAGDMIHNGLVACGQEPLSGGVERALDMATGIGQCATALKQRYPDAEVWGLDPSEPLLRYAHKRAKGMNLPVRFRQARGESTGFDEGHFDVINSYILFHEIPFSATEKVVHEIYRILRPGGVFNIYDFPVGDPMTPESRYMFEMDHRDNGEPWSIDLMENDFDGLLKSAGFEITPGPRQFLVVKTWHCHKPE, encoded by the coding sequence ATGGATCGAGGACAACTGGGCGGCCTGAACCGCCTTCCATCCCTGGACGCCGAGCAACGCCTCGGCTTCGCCTTGAGTTTGCGCACGATGATCACCGCCGGGGGCGTCAGCGCCAAGTCGCGCGCGGCGGGAAGCGCGGCCCTGAAGGAGGCGGGCATCCAGGTGGACGACGTGGAAGCGATTTGCCGCGTCATGGACCGCATCCCCGACACGCAGATTCGCAACCGGATGCTGCGCAGCCTCCAGGAAATGACCTGGGACTCCGCCTTCAGCGCCGTCGACGGCGACCGCGAACGGATGGAGCGGGAGTTGCAGGAGGAATCGGACGTTTCCCTGCTGGAGCTGAACCCGGACCTCGAGATGCCGGACTACATCAAGTTCGACTTTCACCTTCAACCGGGCGGCTATGTCGGCGACGCACTGGCGGGCGAGGTCTATCACCATGGGACCAACGCGTTCTACATGGGCTTCAACGCCGGCGACATGATCCACAACGGCCTGGTCGCCTGCGGCCAGGAGCCGCTGAGCGGCGGCGTGGAGCGCGCGCTCGACATGGCGACGGGCATCGGCCAGTGCGCCACCGCGCTCAAGCAGCGCTATCCCGATGCCGAGGTGTGGGGCCTGGACCCGTCCGAACCGCTGCTGCGATACGCGCACAAGCGCGCCAAGGGCATGAACCTGCCCGTGCGCTTCAGGCAGGCCAGGGGAGAGTCCACCGGTTTCGACGAAGGCCATTTCGACGTCATCAACAGCTACATCCTGTTTCACGAGATTCCGTTCAGCGCCACCGAGAAGGTGGTGCACGAGATCTACCGGATCCTGCGCCCCGGCGGCGTGTTCAACATCTACGATTTCCCGGTCGGCGATCCGATGACTCCGGAATCGCGCTACATGTTCGAAATGGACCATCGCGACAACGGCGAGCCCTGGTCGATCGACCTGATGGAGAACGACTTCGACGGCCTGCTGAAGTCCGCCGGTTTCGAGATCACTCCGGGACCGCGTCAGTTCCTGGTGGTCAAGACCTGGCACTGCCACAAGCCGGAATAG
- a CDS encoding slipin family protein: protein MLTYLIAGIIVLVLIVASVRILSEYERGVIFLLGRFWKVKGPGLIIVIPLVQRMVRVDLRVIVMDVPTQDVISRDNVSVKVNAVVYFRIVDPERAIIQVANVFEATSQLAQTTLRSVLGQHELDEMLSERDKLNQDIQVILDQHTDAWGIKVSNVEIKHVDLDESMIRAIAAQAEAERARRAKVIHAEGESQAAGQLSEAASKLAEQGQALQLRYLQTLTEVANEGTSTIVFPLPIDLIEPLLKMAGKKS from the coding sequence ATGTTGACTTATCTTATTGCGGGAATCATCGTTCTCGTACTCATAGTCGCCTCGGTGCGAATCCTCTCGGAGTACGAGCGCGGGGTGATTTTCCTGCTCGGCCGGTTCTGGAAGGTCAAGGGGCCGGGACTGATCATCGTGATCCCGCTGGTCCAACGGATGGTTCGCGTGGACCTCCGCGTCATCGTGATGGACGTGCCCACCCAGGACGTGATCTCACGCGACAACGTATCGGTGAAAGTCAATGCGGTGGTGTATTTCCGTATCGTGGACCCCGAGCGGGCCATCATCCAGGTGGCGAACGTTTTCGAGGCCACCAGCCAGCTTGCGCAGACAACCCTGCGCTCCGTGCTGGGCCAGCATGAACTGGACGAAATGCTGTCCGAACGCGACAAGCTCAACCAGGACATCCAGGTGATCCTCGATCAGCACACCGACGCCTGGGGCATCAAGGTCTCGAATGTGGAGATCAAGCACGTCGACCTGGACGAGAGCATGATCCGGGCGATCGCCGCCCAGGCCGAGGCCGAGCGGGCCCGGCGCGCCAAGGTCATTCACGCCGAAGGCGAGAGTCAGGCTGCCGGACAATTGTCGGAAGCCGCGTCCAAACTGGCCGAACAGGGACAAGCCTTGCAGTTGCGTTACCTGCAAACGCTTACCGAGGTGGCGAATGAGGGCACTTCCACCATCGTGTTCCCGTTGCCGATAGACCTCATTGAGCCTCTGCTGAAGATGGCCGGCAAGAAATCATGA
- a CDS encoding class I SAM-dependent methyltransferase gives MINRRSVMGLFAGAASLVAAPFASRAAQQRTAPPAMGFFETRDDLPPPPKTTGNVPGTLAPRGRNGRMERLPEIDLESRMDFLMSVRTFANQTLSQAAGRRANDILASKGISPDTELPMQEAIALLQDDPVVSARTRTWMSVQQLSWNNMKAECENNADTYLSEMEAVDNRGPGTLELNPDLEMPDYTRHEIHIQPGGYVGNDFAGHMYDYGTNGFYTGRNDQDALHMTAAFGLPIPEDGKVKRILDLGTGVGQLAMALKERFPDAEVWGIDVGGPMVRYGHLRAVERGLDVNFAQRLAEDTRFPDNHFDLVTSYIMLHEVSPQGTKDIVNEAFRITRPGGIFYPIDFNLKNPFPRTAYGQYRRWWDHRWNNEVWTIKYRTNGLQDLVRAAGFDLNEEGPVALPRFGVMNATKPA, from the coding sequence ATGATCAACAGACGATCCGTAATGGGTTTGTTCGCCGGGGCAGCATCCCTGGTGGCAGCGCCATTCGCGAGCCGCGCAGCGCAGCAACGCACCGCGCCGCCGGCGATGGGATTTTTCGAAACGCGGGACGATCTGCCGCCCCCGCCCAAGACGACCGGGAACGTACCGGGCACTCTGGCGCCGCGGGGCCGCAACGGGCGCATGGAACGCCTGCCGGAAATCGACCTGGAAAGCCGGATGGATTTCCTGATGTCGGTACGGACCTTCGCCAACCAGACATTGAGCCAGGCCGCCGGCCGGCGCGCAAACGATATTCTGGCCAGCAAGGGCATTTCTCCGGACACGGAACTGCCGATGCAGGAAGCCATCGCCCTGCTGCAGGACGATCCCGTCGTAAGCGCAAGGACCCGGACCTGGATGTCGGTGCAGCAGCTTTCCTGGAACAACATGAAAGCCGAGTGCGAAAACAATGCCGACACCTACCTGAGCGAGATGGAAGCGGTCGACAACCGCGGTCCCGGAACCCTGGAACTGAACCCCGACCTCGAGATGCCCGACTACACGCGCCACGAGATCCACATCCAGCCGGGCGGCTACGTGGGCAACGACTTCGCAGGGCACATGTACGACTACGGCACCAACGGCTTCTATACCGGGCGCAACGACCAGGATGCGTTGCACATGACAGCGGCCTTCGGGCTGCCGATACCGGAGGACGGCAAGGTCAAGCGCATTCTGGACCTCGGCACCGGCGTCGGCCAACTGGCCATGGCGCTGAAGGAGCGTTTCCCGGATGCAGAAGTCTGGGGCATCGATGTCGGCGGGCCAATGGTGCGGTACGGCCATCTGCGCGCGGTGGAAAGGGGGTTGGACGTCAATTTCGCCCAGCGCCTGGCGGAAGACACGCGCTTCCCCGACAACCACTTCGACCTGGTGACCAGCTACATCATGCTTCATGAAGTCTCGCCCCAGGGCACGAAGGACATCGTCAACGAGGCCTTCCGCATCACGCGCCCGGGCGGAATCTTCTACCCCATCGACTTCAACCTGAAGAACCCGTTTCCCCGGACGGCATACGGCCAGTACCGGCGCTGGTGGGACCATCGCTGGAACAACGAGGTGTGGACGATCAAGTACCGCACCAACGGGCTGCAGGACCTTGTCCGCGCCGCCGGGTTCGATCTGAACGAGGAGGGGCCGGTCGCCCTGCCGCGGTTCGGCGTGATGAACGCCACCAAGCCCGCATAA
- a CDS encoding alpha/beta hydrolase: MRDRNGKLTRRQTLAGAGAALVASAAGSVAKAEAGEESKTFILVHGTWLGGWSWQFVRRILERAGHDVYAPSLTGCGDRAHTTSPDVGLDTHIQDIVNIIDFESLDDVILVGHSFAGMVITGVADARRERIRRIVFFDALVPAGDRMSGVSRTPEGELSEYFIKRMEKFVDGYRMDYFDSYPLEMVVPDSEPELQALLKDKITLHPMRAWSDVLELKNGGWEGLPRTYIHCVGQEYSMTSDFMVGPARGPGWQFIELDIPRGGMLTHPELVAETFVNLT; encoded by the coding sequence GTGCGCGACAGGAACGGGAAGCTTACCCGCCGGCAGACGCTCGCGGGGGCTGGCGCCGCGCTCGTCGCTTCGGCGGCGGGGTCGGTCGCGAAGGCCGAGGCCGGGGAAGAATCCAAGACCTTCATCCTCGTGCACGGCACCTGGCTGGGCGGCTGGAGCTGGCAGTTCGTGCGCCGCATCCTGGAGCGGGCCGGCCACGACGTATACGCGCCTTCGCTGACCGGCTGCGGCGACCGCGCCCACACGACAAGTCCGGACGTGGGTCTCGACACCCATATCCAGGACATCGTCAACATCATCGACTTCGAGAGCCTCGATGACGTCATCCTCGTCGGACATTCCTTCGCCGGCATGGTCATTACCGGCGTCGCGGATGCAAGGCGCGAGCGCATACGGCGCATCGTCTTCTTCGATGCGCTGGTCCCGGCGGGCGACCGCATGAGCGGCGTGAGCCGCACGCCGGAGGGCGAACTCTCCGAGTACTTCATCAAGCGCATGGAAAAGTTCGTCGACGGCTACCGGATGGACTATTTCGACTCCTACCCCCTCGAGATGGTGGTGCCGGATTCCGAACCCGAGCTCCAGGCGCTCCTGAAGGACAAGATCACGCTCCACCCGATGCGCGCCTGGAGCGATGTGCTGGAGTTGAAAAACGGCGGCTGGGAGGGCCTGCCGCGCACCTATATTCACTGCGTGGGCCAGGAATATTCCATGACCAGCGACTTCATGGTCGGCCCCGCGCGCGGTCCCGGTTGGCAATTCATCGAACTGGACATCCCGCGCGGCGGCATGCTGACCCACCCGGAACTGGTCGCCGAGACCTTCGTCAATCTGACCTGA
- a CDS encoding FAD-binding protein: MSREYDIIVVGAGSAGLPAAIFAAQGGARVLQIDADTRVGGTLYWSSGQISAAGTRQQAALGIEDSAEEHYQDAQRIAYGGIDPVLGRLATGGAAETLHWLMDLGLELAPETPVAGMVHEPYTTRRYVWGHEQAISILKVIEPVHRELVASGAIDLRLQTRMTGLLTSASGAVVGIKAQCNGQELEFRAPNVALTTGGYAANPELWNEVTPYPLHSHCNPFSRGEGIIAARDIGARIDHTDQFLATFAGFLQDPNDPLSAWFFQLAPAYRAPWEIYVDGQGKRFLREDHPSIHYSETSLLKQPGMRMVIVFDEGIRQNAPSMTVLDKQGRDLRPEFNTHPAFQKADSIEELAGRFDIPPENLAETVARYNEAVDNHEDPDYNRLFLPRRIDRAPFYGIEALGVTVISPGGVNVNGDLQVVDESDKPIGGLYAAGEILGFTRLSGAAFVGGMSLMPAMTFGRMIGEQTAAQLQARAA, encoded by the coding sequence ATGAGTCGGGAATACGACATCATCGTAGTCGGCGCCGGTTCCGCCGGTTTGCCGGCGGCGATCTTCGCGGCCCAGGGCGGCGCCCGCGTTCTACAGATCGACGCCGACACGCGTGTCGGCGGGACGCTCTACTGGTCTTCCGGCCAGATCAGCGCCGCGGGCACGCGCCAGCAGGCTGCTTTGGGCATCGAGGACAGCGCCGAGGAGCACTACCAGGACGCCCAGCGCATCGCCTATGGCGGCATAGACCCGGTCCTCGGGCGGCTGGCCACAGGCGGCGCCGCGGAGACCCTGCACTGGCTCATGGACCTGGGACTCGAGCTGGCGCCGGAAACGCCCGTCGCGGGAATGGTGCACGAGCCCTATACGACGCGCCGTTACGTCTGGGGCCACGAGCAGGCCATTTCGATTCTCAAGGTGATCGAGCCGGTGCACCGGGAACTGGTGGCGTCGGGGGCGATCGACTTGCGGCTGCAGACCCGCATGACCGGCCTGCTCACTTCCGCTTCCGGGGCCGTGGTCGGAATCAAGGCCCAATGCAACGGTCAGGAACTCGAATTCCGGGCGCCGAACGTGGCGCTGACCACCGGCGGGTACGCCGCCAATCCCGAGCTGTGGAACGAAGTCACGCCCTACCCCCTGCATTCCCACTGCAACCCGTTTTCGCGGGGAGAAGGGATTATTGCGGCGCGCGACATCGGCGCCAGGATCGATCACACCGACCAGTTTCTGGCCACCTTCGCGGGCTTCCTGCAGGATCCGAACGACCCCTTGAGCGCCTGGTTCTTCCAGCTGGCGCCGGCCTACCGCGCGCCATGGGAAATATACGTGGACGGCCAGGGCAAGCGGTTTCTGCGCGAAGACCACCCGAGCATTCACTACAGCGAGACCTCGCTGTTGAAGCAGCCCGGCATGCGCATGGTCATCGTGTTCGACGAAGGCATACGCCAGAACGCACCGAGCATGACCGTTCTGGACAAACAGGGCCGCGACCTGCGCCCCGAGTTCAACACCCACCCCGCGTTCCAGAAGGCCGACTCCATCGAGGAACTGGCCGGCCGGTTCGATATCCCGCCGGAAAACCTCGCGGAAACGGTCGCGCGCTACAACGAAGCCGTCGATAATCACGAGGACCCCGACTACAATCGCCTGTTCCTGCCGCGCCGCATCGACCGAGCGCCGTTTTACGGCATTGAAGCGTTGGGCGTGACCGTGATCAGCCCCGGCGGCGTCAATGTCAACGGCGACCTGCAGGTCGTGGACGAATCCGACAAGCCGATCGGCGGCCTCTACGCGGCCGGTGAAATACTCGGCTTCACGCGCCTTTCGGGCGCCGCCTTCGTCGGCGGCATGTCGCTGATGCCGGCCATGACCTTCGGCCGCATGATCGGCGAACAGACCGCCGCCCAATTGCAGGCCCGCGCCGCGTAA
- a CDS encoding 3-deoxy-7-phosphoheptulonate synthase — MAFALTDKQATDEWSPDGWLGRETQQQPEYRNTEALDAALKELSALPPIVTSWEVESLREAIAEAQRGESFVLQGGDCAETFEECTSDIIVSRLKVLLQMSLVLSYGLRKPIVRIGRMAGQYAKPRSAAVESRQQVSLPSFRGDLVNRESFTTGDREPDPRLLLRGYERAALTLNFIRSLVDGGFADLHHPENWDLDWVNHSPQSKAYEVIVDRITRSLDFIEHSTGRDLSRLRRTDFYTSHEGLLLHYEQSQTRFLDHRGLWYDLTAHFPWIGMRTAQPDGGHVEFFRGVANPMGIKIGPGMTPEWLLELLRILNPDNQPGRITLIHRMGAGKVGEVLPPLIDAVQRAGARVLWMCDPMHGNTETASNGRKTRRLENIEAELRQAFELHSSAGTVLGGVHLELTGENVTECVGGARGLNEGDLDRSYRTQVDPRLNYEQAMELAMLITQQAAA, encoded by the coding sequence ATGGCTTTTGCGCTGACCGACAAACAGGCGACGGACGAGTGGAGTCCGGACGGCTGGCTCGGCCGGGAAACCCAGCAGCAGCCGGAATACCGCAACACCGAGGCGCTGGACGCGGCGCTGAAGGAGCTGTCCGCGCTGCCGCCCATCGTGACCAGCTGGGAGGTCGAGTCGCTGCGCGAGGCCATCGCGGAGGCACAGCGGGGCGAGAGCTTCGTGCTGCAGGGCGGCGACTGCGCCGAAACCTTCGAGGAATGCACTTCCGACATCATCGTGAGCCGGCTCAAGGTTCTGCTGCAGATGAGCCTGGTGCTGAGCTACGGGCTGCGCAAGCCGATCGTGCGGATCGGGCGCATGGCGGGGCAGTACGCCAAGCCGCGTTCGGCGGCGGTGGAATCGCGCCAGCAGGTGTCGCTGCCGAGTTTCCGCGGCGACCTGGTCAACCGGGAATCGTTCACGACCGGCGACCGGGAGCCGGACCCCAGGCTGCTGCTGCGCGGCTACGAGCGCGCCGCATTGACGCTGAATTTCATCCGCTCGCTGGTGGACGGCGGGTTCGCCGATCTGCATCACCCGGAGAACTGGGACCTGGACTGGGTCAATCATTCTCCCCAGTCCAAGGCTTACGAAGTAATCGTGGACCGGATTACCCGCTCTCTGGATTTCATCGAGCACTCCACCGGACGCGACCTGAGCCGCCTGCGCCGCACTGATTTCTATACCTCGCATGAGGGGCTGCTGCTGCACTACGAGCAGTCCCAGACTCGATTCCTGGATCACCGTGGACTGTGGTACGACCTGACCGCCCATTTCCCCTGGATCGGCATGCGTACGGCGCAACCCGACGGCGGGCACGTGGAGTTCTTCCGCGGGGTGGCCAATCCCATGGGGATCAAGATCGGCCCGGGGATGACGCCGGAGTGGCTGCTGGAACTGCTCCGAATCCTGAATCCGGACAACCAGCCGGGACGCATAACGCTGATCCACCGCATGGGCGCGGGCAAGGTCGGCGAGGTTCTGCCGCCCCTGATCGATGCGGTGCAGCGCGCCGGCGCACGGGTCCTGTGGATGTGCGACCCCATGCACGGCAATACTGAAACAGCGTCCAACGGCCGCAAGACGCGCCGGCTCGAGAACATCGAAGCGGAATTGCGGCAGGCGTTCGAACTGCATTCGAGCGCCGGCACCGTCCTCGGCGGCGTGCACCTGGAACTGACCGGCGAGAACGTCACCGAATGCGTGGGCGGAGCGCGGGGGCTGAACGAGGGCGATCTCGACAGGAGCTACCGCACTCAGGTCGATCCGCGCCTGAATTACGAGCAGGCGATGGAACTGGCCATGCTGATCACGCAACAGGCGGCTGCCTAG
- a CDS encoding nodulation protein NfeD codes for MQARSKARRFLFSSALLVLAGVFLSRAGPAQDAPDELVEEESSGLALVLTIDDAISVATAEFFITSLETAQERNARILVLELDTPGGLMVAMEDMIKAILASDVPVAVHVTPSGAKAASAGTYILYASHVAAMNRTTTLGAATPVSMGQAGGAAASIGAVLLDEHETADGEGDETGESQEEAGEDAAGEDGDSSEDAEEPPGRTAEEIDAEAMKRKVVNDAVARIRSLANLRGRNADWAEQAVREGVTLESEEAVEMNVADFIANDLTELLEKADGREVDVNGEMVLLQTAGAEVERLEPDWRTRFLSILTNPNVAYLLLIVGLYGLLLEGYNPGTWIPGVIGAISLLLAAYALSILPVNYAGLALMALGVGLIVAESITPSFGVMGFGGVVAFVVGSIILFDTGIPGFEAPLRVIGGVGLAAGLLMFGLVVVLARSRRRPVVSGAESLVGRRAVVLEDFESAGPVLVQGERWHATSESPVRKGQELYVQSVDRLRLEIGDSPPAREARPNLFSLLKKTG; via the coding sequence ATGCAAGCACGTTCCAAAGCGCGCAGGTTCCTGTTTTCGTCCGCCTTGCTGGTCCTTGCGGGCGTATTTTTGTCGCGCGCGGGCCCGGCGCAGGACGCGCCGGACGAGCTTGTCGAAGAGGAGTCTTCGGGCCTGGCGCTGGTGCTTACGATCGACGACGCCATCAGCGTAGCGACCGCCGAATTTTTCATCACCAGCCTCGAGACCGCGCAGGAGCGCAATGCCAGAATCCTGGTTCTCGAACTGGACACGCCCGGCGGCCTGATGGTCGCGATGGAAGACATGATCAAGGCAATCCTGGCTTCCGACGTGCCGGTGGCGGTGCACGTGACGCCGAGCGGAGCGAAGGCGGCCAGCGCGGGCACCTACATCCTCTACGCCAGCCATGTCGCCGCCATGAACCGCACGACTACGCTGGGCGCCGCGACACCGGTGAGCATGGGCCAGGCCGGCGGCGCGGCCGCGTCCATCGGGGCGGTTCTGCTCGACGAACACGAAACGGCCGACGGCGAAGGCGATGAGACGGGCGAATCGCAGGAAGAAGCGGGGGAAGATGCCGCCGGCGAAGACGGCGATTCCTCCGAAGACGCCGAAGAGCCTCCAGGCAGGACCGCGGAGGAAATCGACGCCGAAGCCATGAAGCGCAAGGTCGTCAACGACGCGGTGGCGCGGATACGCTCGCTCGCCAACCTGCGCGGGCGCAACGCCGACTGGGCCGAGCAGGCGGTGCGCGAGGGCGTGACGCTGGAGTCCGAGGAAGCGGTGGAAATGAACGTGGCCGACTTCATCGCCAACGATTTGACGGAACTGCTTGAGAAGGCGGACGGTCGGGAAGTGGACGTGAACGGCGAGATGGTCCTCCTGCAAACGGCCGGAGCGGAGGTCGAGCGGCTGGAGCCCGACTGGCGCACCCGCTTCCTGTCGATCCTGACCAACCCGAACGTGGCTTACCTGCTGCTGATCGTCGGTCTTTACGGACTGCTGCTGGAAGGTTATAACCCCGGCACATGGATACCGGGAGTCATCGGGGCCATCAGCCTGCTGCTGGCGGCCTACGCGCTGAGCATATTGCCGGTCAATTACGCGGGGCTTGCGCTCATGGCTTTGGGGGTGGGCCTTATCGTTGCGGAATCCATTACGCCCAGCTTCGGCGTGATGGGATTTGGAGGAGTCGTGGCATTCGTTGTTGGATCGATCATTCTGTTTGACACCGGCATTCCCGGATTCGAGGCGCCGCTGCGCGTGATCGGGGGCGTGGGGCTGGCAGCCGGGCTGCTCATGTTCGGCCTGGTCGTGGTGCTGGCCCGCAGCCGGCGCCGGCCTGTGGTCAGCGGGGCGGAAAGCCTGGTGGGCCGGAGAGCCGTGGTCCTGGAGGATTTTGAAAGCGCCGGGCCGGTGCTGGTTCAGGGCGAGCGCTGGCATGCCACCAGCGAGTCACCGGTCAGGAAAGGCCAGGAACTTTACGTGCAGTCGGTGGACCGGCTGCGGCTGGAAATCGGCGATTCGCCGCCTGCGCGCGAGGCGCGTCCAAACTTATTCTCTTTGTTGAAGAAAACGGGATAA
- a CDS encoding PDZ domain-containing protein: MRILKDLNEFSLRTSIVSIAAGIFLAACGGSGDDGPPPSLSVSATSIDADAGGENVSVSVSNSGGGSLNWTASIPSGVDWARISSGSSGTNAGTVQIEVDANDGAAREFELTVSASGSASRTVTISQAEAPPVIDLSVVSTDLEGDGGSVTVQVSNTGYGTMDWTASLPEDVDWAFIESGESGTDSGEIVVRYGLNGGADRELEVTVTASAASNSPQSLALSQDWFGASACTYPAARKAVFDLMEEVYYFNDESEQAAKYGDLVLEDHNTLDAMLDELRWKPETHDRGFSYWLTKIRSDMIFAGEAYVFGFRIIYIVDQNTEPVHLEILDVYQNSPAGKAGFQRGDKILSLNGKAIDSLSFDQIGAEFGPNEEGREVTFELEKVNGDRSTLDVAKDLVTIPTVPEEHATVFDTGAGKAGYVHFRTFFGDANERLLEEFAEFNRQGVRHLIVDLRYNGGGSVPIAYGLATLIGGPELFEGGRRTVLSRRIHNDLLEGFGWNETAYFGCGVYGSQELVAKCENESSLRDLENVVFITSRSSASASELVATAMQPHENVTLIGERTYGKPVGQYGFDFCLEDPGNRRSGLGIMWPVSFATVNADGFEDYYDGLAVECEVPDDRASQLGTAEEGRIAAALRFIETGSCDAPASARAAKAQEASQVIPPQDPIQQHIGY; encoded by the coding sequence ATGCGCATTCTCAAAGATCTGAACGAGTTTTCCTTACGAACTTCCATCGTTTCGATTGCGGCCGGCATTTTTCTGGCGGCCTGCGGAGGTTCAGGAGATGATGGCCCGCCTCCCAGTCTCAGTGTTTCCGCAACCAGCATTGACGCGGACGCGGGCGGCGAGAACGTTTCGGTAAGCGTGTCCAACAGCGGCGGCGGGTCGCTCAACTGGACGGCATCGATCCCCTCTGGCGTCGATTGGGCACGTATTTCAAGCGGCTCCAGCGGAACCAATGCAGGGACCGTTCAAATCGAGGTGGATGCGAATGATGGCGCCGCAAGAGAGTTCGAGTTGACCGTCTCGGCGAGCGGGTCCGCCTCGCGGACCGTGACGATCAGCCAGGCGGAGGCGCCTCCAGTCATTGATCTGTCCGTGGTCAGCACCGATCTCGAGGGGGATGGGGGAAGCGTGACCGTGCAGGTCAGCAATACGGGATACGGCACGATGGATTGGACCGCGAGCCTGCCGGAAGACGTGGACTGGGCCTTTATCGAGAGCGGCGAATCCGGAACGGACTCCGGAGAAATCGTGGTTCGGTATGGTCTGAATGGCGGCGCGGACAGGGAACTTGAAGTCACGGTGACGGCGTCCGCCGCTTCGAATTCACCGCAGTCCCTCGCCCTGAGTCAGGATTGGTTCGGCGCCAGCGCTTGTACCTATCCGGCAGCCCGAAAGGCAGTATTCGATCTCATGGAGGAGGTCTATTACTTCAATGACGAGAGCGAGCAGGCAGCCAAGTACGGGGACCTTGTTCTGGAGGACCACAATACCCTCGACGCCATGCTGGACGAGCTCCGCTGGAAGCCGGAGACCCATGACAGGGGCTTCAGTTACTGGCTGACCAAAATTCGATCGGACATGATATTTGCCGGAGAGGCCTACGTATTCGGTTTTCGAATAATTTATATCGTCGATCAAAACACCGAACCGGTGCACCTTGAGATCCTTGATGTGTATCAGAATTCTCCTGCGGGGAAGGCCGGCTTCCAGCGTGGCGACAAGATTCTCTCGCTCAACGGCAAGGCGATCGACAGCTTGAGCTTCGATCAGATCGGCGCCGAGTTCGGCCCTAACGAGGAGGGGCGCGAAGTGACCTTCGAGCTGGAAAAAGTGAACGGTGACCGGTCAACCCTGGACGTAGCCAAAGACCTGGTTACCATCCCGACGGTACCGGAGGAACACGCTACCGTATTCGATACCGGCGCGGGCAAAGCCGGGTACGTTCATTTCAGGACGTTTTTCGGCGACGCCAACGAGCGGCTGCTTGAGGAGTTTGCCGAGTTCAACCGGCAGGGCGTTCGGCACCTGATCGTGGATTTGCGCTACAACGGTGGAGGCAGCGTTCCGATCGCTTACGGTCTGGCTACATTGATCGGGGGTCCAGAACTCTTTGAAGGCGGCCGCCGGACCGTCCTGTCAAGGCGAATTCACAACGACTTGCTGGAGGGTTTCGGCTGGAACGAGACCGCTTATTTCGGCTGCGGGGTCTATGGTTCGCAGGAACTGGTCGCCAAGTGCGAGAACGAATCGTCGCTGCGGGACCTGGAAAACGTCGTGTTCATCACGAGCCGAAGCTCCGCATCCGCCAGCGAACTTGTGGCCACGGCGATGCAGCCCCATGAAAACGTGACATTGATCGGAGAGCGAACCTACGGTAAGCCGGTGGGTCAATACGGATTCGACTTTTGCCTGGAGGATCCGGGCAACCGGCGGTCCGGCCTGGGAATCATGTGGCCTGTTTCGTTCGCAACCGTCAACGCCGACGGGTTTGAGGACTACTACGACGGTCTGGCCGTAGAGTGCGAGGTTCCCGATGACCGGGCCAGTCAGCTCGGAACGGCGGAAGAGGGGCGTATAGCCGCGGCCTTGCGCTTCATCGAAACGGGAAGCTGCGATGCGCCGGCGTCCGCCCGGGCGGCCAAGGCACAGGAAGCCAGCCAGGTAATACCGCCGCAGGACCCGATCCAGCAGCACATCGGCTACTGA